A single genomic interval of Candidatus Binataceae bacterium harbors:
- the rapZ gene encoding RNase adapter RapZ: MSKRERKSRHKSADKARAKSKSAAKVRPKPKRDGDASGKAARAAAKSAKKIRLIIVTGVAGSGRSSAMRVLEDLGFYCVDNLPVALALNVLRLAAAHKPDTDRVALGIDPRERLFFPQWPGTFDELERQGFVPEILFLDAADEVLARRYSESRRPHPLAESGRSIGDSIGRERLALAEMRDRATRVIDTTATTVHELREIITASVMGDPRGERMAITLISFGYKYGNPMGLDLVFDARFIPNPFFVPELRALDGADVRVHGHVMSHPEARRFLTDVGKLLEFLIPLYRREGKSYLSIGIGCTGGRHRSPVIARELQTRLAHGGFQVQVRDHDLSR, translated from the coding sequence ATGTCGAAGCGCGAGCGCAAGTCCCGGCACAAGTCCGCGGACAAGGCCCGGGCCAAATCCAAGTCCGCCGCTAAAGTGCGGCCGAAACCCAAGCGCGACGGCGATGCCAGCGGAAAGGCGGCGCGGGCGGCAGCGAAATCCGCAAAAAAGATCCGCCTGATCATCGTTACCGGCGTGGCCGGCTCGGGCCGCTCGTCGGCGATGCGCGTGCTCGAAGACCTGGGTTTTTATTGCGTCGACAATCTGCCGGTAGCGCTGGCGCTCAACGTGCTGCGGTTAGCCGCGGCGCACAAGCCGGACACCGATCGGGTGGCGCTAGGGATCGACCCGCGCGAACGGCTGTTTTTCCCGCAATGGCCCGGGACTTTCGACGAACTCGAGCGCCAGGGCTTCGTCCCGGAGATACTGTTTCTCGACGCCGCCGACGAGGTGCTGGCGCGGCGCTATTCCGAGAGCCGCCGGCCGCATCCGCTAGCGGAGAGCGGCCGCAGCATCGGCGACAGCATCGGGCGCGAGCGCCTGGCGCTGGCCGAGATGCGCGATCGCGCCACCCGCGTAATCGATACAACGGCCACGACCGTGCACGAGCTGCGCGAGATCATCACCGCGTCCGTGATGGGCGACCCGCGCGGCGAGCGCATGGCGATAACCCTGATCTCGTTCGGCTACAAGTACGGGAATCCAATGGGACTGGATCTGGTCTTCGACGCGCGCTTCATTCCGAACCCGTTTTTCGTTCCTGAGCTACGGGCGCTCGACGGCGCCGACGTGCGCGTGCATGGCCACGTGATGTCTCATCCGGAGGCGCGCCGCTTCCTCACGGACGTCGGCAAATTGCTCGAATTTCTGATTCCGCTCTATCGGCGCGAGGGTAAGAGCTATCTTTCGATTGGTATCGGCTGCACGGGCGGGCGTCATCGCTCGCCGGTAATCGCGCGCGAGCTGCAGACGCGGCTCGCGCACGGCGGGTTCCAAGTTCAGGTCCGCGATCACGACCTCAGCCGCTAG
- a CDS encoding dual specificity protein phosphatase, with the protein MLLPWGESEIIGGLFVGDLQDAVKFDGMIISVLGDVPACEPKRSIQLPFLLNGRATLDSSAGLIDAALALNQRVLVHCEEGSERAPLVVAWFLHTRRGMSLEAAYDLLQRKRPIVRERRRWLERFER; encoded by the coding sequence TTGCTGCTGCCGTGGGGTGAGAGCGAAATCATTGGCGGCCTGTTCGTCGGTGATCTGCAGGACGCGGTCAAGTTTGACGGCATGATTATCAGCGTACTGGGCGACGTCCCGGCGTGCGAGCCGAAGCGTTCGATTCAATTGCCGTTCCTGCTCAATGGACGCGCCACACTGGACAGCAGCGCGGGCCTGATCGACGCGGCGCTTGCGCTGAATCAGCGCGTGCTCGTGCATTGCGAGGAGGGCAGTGAACGCGCGCCCCTTGTGGTCGCGTGGTTTCTGCATACGCGGCGCGGAATGAGTCTTGAGGCCGCGTACGATCTGCTCCAGCGCAAGCGTCCGATTGTCCGCGAGCGGCGCAGATGGCTGGAGAGGTTCGAGCGTTGA
- the lptC gene encoding LPS export ABC transporter periplasmic protein LptC, protein MALLLIVTVLVVRRRTAGEKLVKAAVGIAPGSLLHAHNFRWTQMKGDQSQWVLKAKDASYSDDKTAIILVNPELSMIAKDGKRVDLTANLAKLKMNGSHIIQANMSGALVMHYGDFVLTTSEATFAPDKDRIDADGPVKIEAPDMVVTGIGMSGHPNAQLFELRSEVNTRILPKEKSDKAKAS, encoded by the coding sequence TTGGCTCTGCTGCTGATCGTTACGGTCCTGGTTGTGCGTCGTCGGACGGCCGGAGAGAAGCTGGTCAAAGCGGCGGTTGGGATCGCGCCCGGATCACTTCTGCATGCACACAATTTCCGCTGGACGCAGATGAAAGGCGATCAGAGCCAGTGGGTCCTGAAGGCTAAGGACGCGAGCTATTCGGATGACAAAACCGCCATCATTCTGGTCAACCCGGAGCTTTCGATGATTGCGAAAGACGGCAAGCGGGTTGATCTCACCGCAAATTTAGCCAAACTTAAAATGAATGGGAGCCATATTATTCAGGCTAATATGAGTGGCGCTCTCGTGATGCATTACGGCGACTTTGTTCTGACCACCAGCGAAGCCACCTTTGCGCCCGATAAGGATCGAATTGACGCGGACGGTCCGGTCAAGATCGAAGCTCCGGATATGGTGGTAACCGGGATCGGGATGAGCGGTCATCCGAACGCCCAGCTCTTCGAGCTGCGCAGTGAGGTCAACACCCGAATCCTTCCGAAGGAGAAAAGTGATAAAGCGAAGGCTTCCTAG
- a CDS encoding GFA family protein: MSSPTKARKSTKQLTGGCACEAIRYTLTAAPLIVHACHCRDCQRLTGSAFVINLWMERKFVEGADAKLKSFKLAGGTGKPHEVFFCRDCGVYLWSVYSGAPGDFLFVRAGTLDDPRAVTPDVHIFTRSKLPWVRLPTDAPAFNAFYPIAKVWSAESLARLRQKPRRIVRAAATAPSG; encoded by the coding sequence ATGAGCAGTCCGACGAAAGCACGCAAATCAACCAAACAATTAACCGGCGGCTGCGCCTGTGAAGCGATTCGCTACACGCTGACCGCCGCGCCACTAATTGTTCATGCCTGCCACTGCCGCGATTGCCAACGTCTTACCGGCAGCGCGTTCGTGATCAATCTCTGGATGGAGCGAAAGTTCGTCGAAGGCGCCGACGCAAAGCTTAAATCGTTCAAGCTGGCGGGCGGCACGGGCAAACCTCATGAGGTGTTCTTTTGCCGAGATTGCGGGGTTTATCTCTGGAGCGTCTATTCCGGCGCGCCGGGTGATTTCCTGTTCGTCCGCGCCGGCACCCTGGACGATCCGCGCGCGGTCACGCCCGACGTCCACATCTTTACGCGCAGCAAGCTGCCATGGGTCAGGCTGCCGACCGACGCTCCGGCGTTTAACGCTTTTTATCCGATCGCCAAAGTCTGGTCTGCCGAAAGTCTCGCGCGACTGCGTCAAAAACCGCGCAGAATAGTCCGCGCAGCGGCGACGGCGCCTAGCGGCTGA
- a CDS encoding CoA transferase, with the protein MEKRDFYRDARKDLTGPLHGLRVLEATTSWAGPMCGCVLADLGADVIKVEATEGEVGRRVRPFVTGEGSTVSFLHATVNRNKRSLTLDLRSAEGRKIFLGLAARSDVVVQNFRPGTFDKWGLGYDHCRAVKPDIIYVSISGFGLFGPDHDRPGYDPVAEAASGFMSLNGSADGGPVRCATYLGDDLAGLHGALSALAALRHRDQTGEGQHIDVSLMDSILFQSNGYLTLGAIGFPLQRLGNGSLFSAPVNAFECADGHVFLAVLLEPHWRALAKIIGRLDMIDDPRFATMEARHHSVKETDAAVAAWMKTQPIAEVERSLTAAGVPVAGVRTYAEVARSPHVLEREMLQPVEQEDGKTVPITGPAAKFSRTPTRVRRRAASLGEHTDEILAELGLDSTKRQNLRASKVT; encoded by the coding sequence ATGGAAAAGCGGGATTTCTATCGCGATGCGCGCAAGGACCTTACCGGACCCTTGCACGGCCTCCGCGTGCTCGAAGCAACGACCAGTTGGGCCGGTCCGATGTGCGGATGCGTGCTCGCCGATCTCGGCGCTGACGTCATCAAAGTGGAGGCGACCGAAGGCGAAGTCGGCCGCCGGGTCCGGCCGTTTGTGACCGGCGAAGGCAGCACCGTCAGCTTTCTGCACGCGACCGTCAACCGCAACAAGCGCAGCCTGACGCTGGATTTGCGCAGCGCCGAGGGACGCAAAATTTTTCTCGGCCTCGCCGCGCGTTCCGACGTCGTGGTCCAGAACTTTCGTCCCGGCACCTTCGATAAATGGGGCCTCGGCTACGACCACTGCCGTGCGGTCAAGCCGGACATCATCTATGTATCGATCAGCGGGTTCGGCCTCTTCGGTCCGGATCACGACCGCCCGGGCTACGATCCCGTCGCGGAAGCGGCCTCGGGCTTCATGTCGCTCAACGGCTCCGCCGACGGCGGGCCGGTCCGCTGCGCCACCTATCTAGGCGACGACCTGGCCGGACTGCATGGCGCCTTGAGCGCGCTCGCCGCGCTCCGCCATCGCGATCAGACCGGCGAGGGACAGCATATCGACGTCTCCCTGATGGATTCGATTTTATTTCAATCCAACGGCTATCTGACCCTGGGCGCGATCGGTTTCCCATTGCAGCGGCTCGGCAACGGCTCGTTGTTCAGCGCCCCGGTCAATGCATTTGAATGCGCCGACGGCCACGTCTTCCTCGCCGTGCTGCTCGAACCCCATTGGCGCGCACTGGCGAAAATTATCGGGCGTCTCGACATGATCGACGATCCGCGCTTCGCGACGATGGAAGCGCGCCATCATTCCGTCAAGGAGACCGACGCTGCCGTGGCCGCCTGGATGAAAACGCAACCGATCGCGGAGGTCGAGCGCTCCTTGACCGCAGCCGGGGTCCCCGTCGCCGGCGTCCGCACCTATGCGGAAGTAGCGCGCAGTCCGCACGTTCTCGAACGCGAGATGCTCCAGCCGGTCGAGCAGGAAGACGGCAAGACTGTGCCGATTACCGGGCCGGCCGCGAAGTTTTCACGCACGCCGACGCGGGTCCGCCGCCGCGCCGCCAGCCTCGGTGAACATACCGACGAAATCCTCGCCGAACTCGGCCTCGACTCGACAAAGCGCCAGAACTTGCGCGCCTCGAAAGTGACTTGA
- a CDS encoding LptA/OstA family protein, whose product MIKRRLPSDAAGLGLTVAILAEFALPVIGLTIGLRAAIAQAAPQATPAAASSSDDKDNKGATGGPFGAFDNTKNRGPVNIHSDSLALDYKGNTVTFVGHVHATQADGQLTSKTLNVKYGKDFHEVQEMVADGDVRMSQGTQWCTSDHTVQNQAAHTVVLTGSPVCHDGNDQISGTKITVHTDTSKSEVEGGVKAIVFPRESKTSDNQKVGSQQQ is encoded by the coding sequence GTGATAAAGCGAAGGCTTCCTAGTGATGCGGCCGGGCTGGGTCTGACCGTTGCGATCCTCGCTGAGTTCGCCCTTCCGGTGATTGGCCTGACAATCGGTCTCCGCGCGGCGATCGCTCAAGCAGCCCCGCAGGCGACCCCTGCTGCCGCTTCAAGCTCGGATGACAAAGACAACAAAGGAGCGACCGGGGGCCCTTTCGGAGCTTTTGACAACACCAAGAATCGTGGCCCCGTAAATATCCACTCCGATTCGCTGGCGCTCGACTACAAGGGCAACACCGTGACGTTCGTCGGCCACGTCCATGCGACGCAGGCGGACGGGCAACTCACCAGCAAGACGCTCAACGTGAAATACGGCAAGGACTTCCACGAAGTTCAGGAGATGGTCGCTGACGGCGACGTGCGGATGAGCCAGGGAACCCAGTGGTGCACTTCCGATCACACGGTCCAGAACCAAGCGGCGCATACCGTGGTTCTGACCGGCAGCCCGGTCTGCCACGACGGCAATGATCAGATTAGCGGAACAAAGATTACGGTCCATACCGACACCAGCAAGAGCGAAGTTGAGGGCGGAGTCAAAGCTATAGTCTTTCCTCGCGAGTCGAAAACTAGCGATAATCAGAAGGTAGGATCACAGCAGCAATAG
- a CDS encoding PTS sugar transporter subunit IIA, whose product MKITEVLTPEMVLPSLSGRDKPHILNELAACFVAKRREVDLAELNAVLNERERLGSTAIGDGIAIPHGKVRGVKQIVGVFGRAAGGVDFDSLDGKPTNLFFLLVAPEDSASLHLKALARVSRLFRDNAFREHLLGARDADEIYKLIVEEDARY is encoded by the coding sequence ATGAAAATTACCGAAGTCTTGACGCCCGAGATGGTCTTGCCGAGTCTCAGCGGGCGCGACAAGCCGCATATTCTCAATGAGCTGGCGGCCTGCTTTGTGGCGAAGCGGCGCGAGGTCGACCTGGCGGAGCTCAACGCCGTGTTGAACGAGCGCGAGCGACTGGGTTCGACCGCGATCGGCGACGGCATCGCGATCCCCCATGGCAAGGTCCGCGGCGTCAAGCAGATCGTCGGTGTCTTTGGGCGCGCTGCGGGCGGAGTAGATTTCGACTCGCTCGACGGCAAACCGACGAATCTGTTTTTTCTGCTCGTCGCGCCGGAGGACTCGGCCAGCCTGCACCTCAAAGCGCTCGCGCGCGTCTCGCGCCTGTTTCGCGACAACGCCTTCCGTGAGCATCTGCTCGGGGCGCGCGACGCTGACGAGATCTACAAGCTGATCGTCGAGGAAGACGCGAGGTACTAG
- the thiI gene encoding tRNA uracil 4-sulfurtransferase ThiI: protein MNRNREDRRTSAADSDRYLIGRYHEVALKGRNRWRFVDELKRNVVAAFADHQLGGLRGAGPRLMVRLPASLSDEVAKERAARIFGLQNFSIGHRVPLEISAIERAALAAAQALIRTSCGSELTFRILARRAEKRFPLDSVAIQRTLGATIVRELGLKVNLGHPDLVVAIEILPEGAYVSGGKLAGAGGLPVGTTGQGAVLLSGGIDSPVAAYRMMRRGMRLNFIHFHSYPLVSSASRDKARDLAAALTSYEAHSTLMLVPFAEIQRSIVARAPRFLRVVLYRRFMLRIAGALGVAMGAQALVTGESLGQVASQTLENMTVIEQAASIPVIRPLIGMDKNEIIVEARRLGTFETSILPDEDCCSLFVPSHPATRARLEEVTAAEGMLEIAQMVDDAVARSEAVHNLFPAAATHAAQSDASSPALRRHELQ from the coding sequence TTGAACCGCAATCGGGAGGATCGACGCACGAGCGCAGCCGATAGCGATCGCTATCTAATCGGCCGGTATCATGAGGTGGCGCTCAAAGGGCGCAACCGCTGGCGCTTCGTCGACGAGCTTAAGCGCAATGTCGTCGCCGCCTTCGCCGATCATCAACTGGGCGGACTGCGCGGCGCGGGACCGCGCCTGATGGTGCGGCTACCCGCCTCACTCAGCGACGAGGTCGCGAAGGAGCGCGCCGCCCGCATCTTCGGCCTGCAGAACTTCTCGATCGGCCATCGCGTTCCTCTCGAAATCAGCGCCATCGAGCGCGCCGCGTTGGCCGCTGCGCAGGCGCTCATCCGGACGAGTTGCGGGAGTGAGCTGACTTTTCGCATTTTGGCGCGCCGCGCCGAGAAGCGCTTCCCGCTCGACTCGGTGGCGATCCAGCGCACGCTCGGCGCCACGATCGTGCGTGAACTTGGGCTCAAAGTTAACCTCGGGCATCCCGACCTGGTGGTAGCAATCGAGATCCTGCCGGAAGGCGCGTATGTCTCTGGCGGCAAGCTCGCGGGCGCGGGCGGCTTGCCGGTGGGGACGACCGGTCAGGGCGCAGTGTTGTTGTCAGGCGGGATCGATTCGCCGGTCGCCGCCTACCGGATGATGCGTCGCGGCATGCGCCTGAATTTTATTCATTTTCACAGCTACCCGCTGGTCTCGAGCGCCAGCCGCGACAAGGCGCGCGATCTGGCCGCTGCTCTGACCAGTTACGAAGCCCATTCGACCCTTATGCTCGTGCCGTTCGCTGAGATCCAGCGGTCGATCGTGGCGCGTGCGCCGCGCTTCCTGCGCGTCGTGCTCTATCGCCGCTTCATGCTGCGCATCGCCGGCGCGTTGGGCGTAGCGATGGGCGCGCAAGCCTTGGTCACCGGCGAGAGCCTCGGCCAGGTGGCGTCGCAAACGCTCGAGAACATGACGGTCATCGAGCAGGCCGCGTCGATTCCGGTGATCCGTCCGCTGATCGGCATGGACAAGAACGAGATCATCGTCGAGGCGCGCCGCCTCGGCACCTTCGAGACCTCCATCCTGCCCGACGAGGATTGCTGCTCGTTGTTCGTCCCTTCCCATCCCGCGACCCGCGCGCGCCTGGAGGAAGTCACTGCGGCGGAGGGGATGCTCGAGATCGCACAGATGGTCGATGACGCCGTCGCCCGCAGCGAGGCGGTCCACAACCTTTTTCCGGCGGCTGCGACGCACGCCGCTCAAAGTGATGCGAGCTCGCCGGCGCTTCGACGCCACGAGCTCCAGTAA
- a CDS encoding radical SAM protein: MNAASKLSLLPATAAARTRLRDVEFVEMPVKQILNRCNSPGMPFRWTINPYRGCEFGCVYCYARYTHEFLDQRDPMAFERRIFVKRGAAEALARNLARTAIGTDQIALGTATDPYQPAERKFGLTRAMLEVFARLGGLNLSITTKSSLITRDLDLLRSINQRSQLSVNFSLITLNRRLQRALEPRAPRPSLRLHALRELSGAGIRCNLLMMPMIPGITDDPAAIERVIQNARRFGASAVWWRSLFLKPAAARRFLPFARKAFPAQAARIDDYYVRGAYAPRAYDDHLGMIFDRLRRKYGFALAREEQDRAARATGGNAADVQSLLGF; encoded by the coding sequence ATGAATGCCGCGTCAAAGCTCTCCCTGTTGCCGGCGACTGCCGCCGCGCGCACCCGTCTGCGCGACGTCGAGTTCGTCGAGATGCCGGTAAAGCAGATTCTCAATCGCTGCAACAGTCCAGGGATGCCCTTCCGCTGGACGATTAACCCTTATCGCGGATGCGAGTTCGGCTGCGTCTATTGCTACGCGCGCTACACCCACGAGTTTCTCGATCAGCGCGACCCGATGGCTTTCGAGCGGCGAATTTTCGTCAAGCGTGGCGCCGCCGAGGCGCTCGCGCGCAACCTCGCACGGACCGCGATAGGCACCGATCAGATCGCGCTCGGCACTGCCACCGATCCGTATCAGCCGGCGGAGCGAAAATTCGGGCTGACGCGCGCGATGCTCGAAGTCTTCGCGCGGCTGGGTGGGCTGAACCTGTCGATCACCACCAAGTCGTCGCTGATCACGCGCGACCTCGATCTGCTGCGGAGCATCAATCAGCGCTCGCAGCTGAGCGTCAATTTTTCGCTGATTACGCTGAATCGACGGCTCCAACGCGCCCTCGAGCCGCGCGCGCCGCGCCCGTCGTTGCGTCTGCACGCACTTCGGGAGCTGAGTGGCGCGGGAATCCGCTGCAACCTCCTGATGATGCCGATGATTCCAGGAATCACCGACGACCCGGCGGCGATCGAGCGCGTAATCCAGAATGCGCGACGCTTCGGCGCGTCAGCAGTCTGGTGGCGATCGCTGTTCCTCAAGCCGGCCGCCGCGCGCCGCTTCCTGCCCTTCGCGCGTAAAGCTTTTCCCGCGCAAGCGGCGCGAATCGACGATTATTACGTGCGCGGCGCCTATGCGCCGCGCGCCTACGACGATCATCTCGGCATGATCTTCGATCGGCTGCGCCGCAAATACGGTTTCGCGCTCGCGCGGGAGGAGCAGGATCGAGCAGCGCGGGCGACTGGCGGCAACGCTGCGGACGTTCAGTCTCTGCTCGGCTTTTAG
- the raiA gene encoding ribosome-associated translation inhibitor RaiA has product MRSIPSEGKRTRAATRKARRVERLVGPIITVEVTFRHMEASAALRLYAERKFAHVAKHLQRPAHIHLILAVDKYRQFGEATLKSGRLAVTAQEETKDLYSVIDLLTAKICGQLESRVGRSKSRRTRTLSTGEVMTQAEEHRAARR; this is encoded by the coding sequence ATGAGAAGCATACCAAGCGAGGGTAAGCGGACACGGGCAGCGACGCGCAAGGCGCGGCGGGTGGAGCGACTGGTCGGCCCGATCATCACGGTCGAGGTGACGTTCCGTCATATGGAGGCGAGCGCGGCGCTGCGGCTGTATGCCGAGCGCAAGTTTGCGCATGTCGCGAAGCACCTGCAGCGGCCCGCCCATATCCATCTGATTCTCGCGGTGGACAAGTACCGGCAGTTCGGCGAGGCGACGCTGAAATCCGGGCGTCTCGCAGTAACGGCGCAGGAAGAAACCAAGGATCTCTACTCGGTGATCGACCTGCTGACCGCTAAAATTTGCGGCCAACTAGAGAGCCGCGTGGGCCGCAGCAAAAGCCGCAGGACGCGCACGCTCTCGACCGGCGAGGTCATGACGCAGGCCGAGGAGCATCGCGCGGCGCGCCGCTGA
- the rpoN gene encoding RNA polymerase factor sigma-54: MAPELKIMHNLRTELRAQLVMTPQLQQAIKILQLSLPELEAIVQSELDSNPLLEPLDQSVGETAANADEGAELASTEGEPLPPEPEPGSGDASEWDPAEAAPPVEPIAVAEAPDAAAETLDPSIERLDWREYLENYSNNWQDGEAPSDDDDRRQALENTLTRRTSLEDHLMWQLRLSNLDAEAQRLGATIIYNLNDDGYLETPLEQLATQLETTVERIEQVLKRVQLLDPPGVAARDLRECLLAQLRNHGMEESLAARVVQKHLDLLEKHRYAEIAKELAVPLDMVREAAKAIALLEPKPGRDYGGAEPTYIVPDVYIQKVGDDFIVTLNESAVPRLRLANYYQRILNDSAVAASTKEYLQERMRSARWLVKSIFQRQQTISKVANSIVKFQRGFFEHGISQLRPLVLKDVAEDIEMHESTISRATANKYAHTPQGIFELKFFFTSGVKATDGDDVSAEAVKEKIRELVGGEGQGSPLSDQAIAEVLGRKSQINIARRTVAKYRQALGILPSSRRKRL; this comes from the coding sequence ATGGCCCCTGAACTGAAGATTATGCATAACCTGCGGACCGAGTTGCGCGCGCAACTCGTGATGACGCCGCAGCTCCAGCAGGCCATCAAGATACTGCAGCTCTCGCTGCCTGAGCTCGAAGCGATCGTGCAGAGTGAGCTCGATTCGAATCCGCTGCTCGAACCGCTCGATCAAAGCGTGGGCGAAACTGCCGCAAACGCCGATGAAGGCGCGGAGCTCGCCTCGACCGAAGGTGAGCCGCTGCCGCCGGAGCCCGAGCCCGGCAGCGGTGACGCCTCCGAATGGGATCCCGCCGAGGCTGCGCCGCCGGTCGAACCGATCGCCGTCGCCGAGGCGCCCGACGCCGCCGCAGAGACTTTGGACCCCTCAATCGAGCGGCTCGATTGGCGTGAATACCTCGAGAACTATTCGAACAACTGGCAGGACGGCGAGGCTCCGAGTGACGACGATGATCGGCGCCAAGCGCTCGAAAACACGCTGACGCGCCGGACCTCGCTCGAAGACCATCTGATGTGGCAGCTCCGGTTGTCGAATCTCGACGCTGAGGCGCAACGGCTCGGCGCCACCATTATCTACAACCTCAATGATGACGGCTATCTAGAGACTCCGCTTGAGCAGCTCGCGACTCAGCTCGAAACCACGGTCGAGCGCATCGAGCAGGTCTTGAAGCGGGTGCAGCTTCTGGACCCGCCCGGCGTGGCCGCGCGCGATTTGCGCGAATGCCTGCTCGCGCAGTTGCGCAACCACGGCATGGAAGAGTCGCTGGCCGCGCGCGTCGTCCAGAAGCACCTCGATCTGCTGGAAAAACATCGCTACGCCGAGATCGCGAAGGAACTTGCGGTTCCGCTCGATATGGTGCGCGAAGCCGCCAAGGCGATCGCGCTGCTGGAACCCAAGCCGGGGCGGGATTACGGCGGCGCGGAGCCCACCTACATCGTGCCCGACGTCTATATCCAGAAAGTGGGCGACGACTTCATCGTGACGCTCAACGAAAGCGCGGTTCCCCGTCTGCGTCTGGCGAATTACTATCAACGCATCCTCAACGACAGCGCGGTCGCGGCGTCAACCAAGGAATACCTACAGGAGCGCATGCGCTCGGCGCGATGGCTGGTCAAATCAATCTTTCAGCGCCAGCAGACCATTTCAAAGGTCGCGAACTCGATCGTTAAATTTCAGCGCGGCTTTTTCGAGCACGGCATCAGTCAGCTCAGGCCCTTGGTGCTGAAAGATGTCGCGGAAGACATCGAGATGCACGAATCGACCATCAGCCGCGCGACCGCTAACAAGTACGCGCATACGCCGCAGGGTATTTTTGAACTCAAATTCTTCTTCACCTCCGGCGTGAAGGCCACCGACGGCGACGACGTCAGCGCCGAAGCCGTGAAGGAAAAGATTCGCGAGCTGGTCGGCGGCGAGGGGCAGGGAAGTCCGCTGTCCGACCAGGCGATCGCGGAGGTGCTGGGCCGCAAAAGCCAGATTAACATCGCGCGCCGCACCGTCGCCAAGTACCGGCAGGCGCTCGGCATCCTGCCCTCGAGCCGTCGCAAACGACTCTGA
- a CDS encoding glycosyltransferase, which yields MNRIITIAAPTHNRSRLLLETLASIAALEIPGGFTAECLIIDNNSTDDTAAVADRFAVSAPFPMRRVFEPRQGSSYARNRAVDEARGDVILFIDDDAVAEPRWALELLAAMERRRLDAVCGMVIPRWSASPPPWLGPSLQIKLAVHNVPELLAAPPHQLDSIHNYFSANVGFRRETFARFGRFREELGVVGGNPMSGEDTELFERIMRAGGAMGFAPAARVHHLIPPERMTRAYLRRKSYAFGLGSAIAGGRTHNHPDKLARNAIRMAMALMRGERERAIYHELECANFFGYWRGRLALTLAARDIRA from the coding sequence GTGAACCGGATCATCACCATCGCGGCGCCGACGCACAATCGTTCGCGCCTGCTGCTCGAAACGCTTGCAAGTATCGCGGCGCTCGAAATTCCCGGCGGTTTCACCGCCGAGTGTTTGATCATCGACAACAATTCGACCGACGATACGGCCGCAGTCGCCGATCGCTTCGCCGTGTCGGCGCCGTTCCCGATGCGCCGCGTCTTTGAGCCGCGACAAGGTTCGAGCTATGCACGCAACCGCGCGGTGGACGAAGCGCGCGGCGACGTCATCCTGTTCATCGACGATGACGCGGTGGCCGAGCCGCGCTGGGCGCTCGAGTTACTCGCCGCGATGGAGCGTCGGCGTCTCGACGCGGTCTGCGGGATGGTCATCCCGCGCTGGAGCGCATCGCCGCCGCCATGGCTCGGACCCAGCCTCCAGATCAAGCTGGCGGTGCACAATGTGCCCGAATTGCTGGCCGCACCGCCGCATCAGCTCGATTCGATTCATAACTATTTCAGCGCGAACGTCGGATTTCGGCGCGAGACTTTCGCGCGCTTCGGACGCTTTCGCGAGGAGTTGGGCGTCGTCGGCGGCAATCCGATGTCGGGTGAGGATACCGAGCTGTTCGAGCGCATCATGCGTGCGGGTGGCGCGATGGGTTTCGCGCCCGCCGCCCGTGTCCATCATCTGATTCCGCCCGAACGGATGACGCGGGCCTATCTGCGTCGCAAGAGCTACGCCTTCGGGCTGGGCAGCGCGATCGCCGGTGGCCGCACGCACAATCATCCGGATAAGCTCGCGCGTAACGCGATCCGGATGGCGATGGCTTTGATGCGTGGCGAACGCGAGCGGGCGATCTATCATGAACTCGAATGCGCAAATTTCTTCGGCTACTGGCGCGGCCGCCTCGCGTTGACACTGGCGGCGCGCGATATCCGCGCATAG
- a CDS encoding VOC family protein, producing the protein MAIPFTIAELDHVVLRCRNQARALDFYTRVLGLREERRVEHLGLIQLRAGAGMVDLIPAPDGAAELDRNVDHFCLGVVTDDLAKTASHLRALGVEVLGEPEIRYGARGLGRSIYIRDPEGNVIELKQMPAGLNPR; encoded by the coding sequence ATGGCTATCCCGTTCACAATCGCGGAACTCGATCACGTCGTGCTCCGATGCCGTAATCAGGCGCGGGCGCTGGACTTCTACACGCGCGTGCTCGGCCTGCGCGAGGAGCGACGCGTCGAGCATCTCGGCCTGATCCAGTTGCGCGCCGGCGCCGGCATGGTCGACCTGATTCCAGCTCCCGATGGGGCAGCCGAACTTGACCGCAATGTCGATCATTTTTGCCTCGGCGTCGTCACCGATGATCTTGCGAAGACGGCGAGCCATCTGCGCGCGCTCGGCGTCGAGGTGCTCGGCGAGCCGGAAATTCGTTATGGTGCGCGCGGCCTCGGCCGTTCGATTTATATCCGCGATCCTGAAGGCAACGTGATCGAGCTGAAGCAGATGCCCGCCGGCCTTAATCCACGATGA